The following are encoded in a window of Polynucleobacter sp. AP-Kolm-20A-A1 genomic DNA:
- a CDS encoding ABC transporter ATP-binding protein, translated as MSTMALEVKNLESWYGESHILHGVNFAVRDGEVVTLLGRNGAGRSTILKTILGLTSKRTGSVEVYGTQTIAMPTYKIARLGVGFCPEERGIFASLSTEENLLLLPEIAPGGMGLDEIYEMFPNLYERRNSPGTRLSGGEQQMLAMARILRTGAKLLLLDEITEGLAPVIVQKLGEVVTSLRNKGFTIVLVEQNFRFAAPLADRHYVVEHGNVVEVVNQNELAEKATLLNEYLGV; from the coding sequence ATGAGCACAATGGCGTTAGAGGTTAAGAACCTAGAGTCTTGGTATGGCGAGTCCCATATTTTGCACGGCGTTAATTTTGCTGTGCGCGACGGCGAGGTTGTTACTTTGCTCGGGCGCAATGGGGCGGGGCGAAGCACTATTTTAAAAACCATTCTCGGGCTGACTAGCAAGAGAACTGGTTCAGTAGAGGTTTATGGAACACAAACCATTGCCATGCCCACATACAAAATTGCGCGCCTGGGTGTTGGGTTTTGTCCTGAAGAAAGAGGAATCTTTGCAAGCCTAAGTACCGAAGAGAATTTATTGCTTTTACCGGAGATCGCTCCGGGTGGCATGGGCTTGGATGAGATTTACGAAATGTTTCCAAACCTCTATGAGAGGCGCAACAGCCCGGGCACCCGGTTGTCTGGTGGCGAACAACAAATGTTGGCAATGGCGCGAATCTTAAGAACCGGCGCCAAGCTTTTATTGCTTGATGAAATTACCGAAGGTTTGGCACCGGTGATTGTGCAAAAGCTGGGAGAGGTTGTAACCAGCCTTCGTAATAAAGGCTTCACGATTGTGTTGGTCGAGCAGAATTTCCGTTTTGCGGCCCCTTTGGCGGATCGCCATTATGTGGTTGAGCATGGAAATGTGGTTGAAGTTGTAAATCAGAATGAGCTTGCTGAAAAAGCAACGCTATTAAATGAGTATCTTGGTGTTTAG
- the gyrB gene encoding DNA topoisomerase (ATP-hydrolyzing) subunit B, whose protein sequence is MTEEKKVVEQYGAASIQILEGLEAVRKRPGMYIGDTSDGTGLHHLVFEVLDNSIDEALAGYCSEITVVIQTDNSISIVDNGRGVPTGIKYDDKHEPKRSAAEIVMTELHAGGKFDQNSYKVSGGLHGVGVSCVNALSKWLKLTIRRDGKAHYMEFARGVIQNRNIVDENGVLVSPITVTGDTELSGTEVHFLADEEIFGNVEFHYEILVKRIRELSFLNNGVHIKLIDQRTGQEEDFAFSGGVKGFVEYINQTKNVLHPNIFYAEGVRPSDLGGQITAEVSMQWNDSFSEQVLCFTNNIPQRDGGTHLTGLRAAMTRVINKYIDENEVAKKAKVEISGDDMREGLACVLSVKVPEPKFSSQTKDKLVSSEVRGPVEEIVAEALSAYLQERPADAKILCGKIVDAARAREAARKARDMTRRKGALDGLGLPGKLADCQEKDPSKSELFIVEGDSAGGSAKQGRDRRFQAILPLKGKILNVEKARFDKMLASQEVVTLITVLGTGIGIEEYKADKLRYHRIIIMTDADVDGSHIRTLLLTFFYRQMPELIERGHIYIAQPPLYKVKFGKSEQYIKDDNELNQLLLKIALETASLQTPSGEIIEGDSLNELAKHYQVIQSIVDRLSRTIDEDALRAIASGTPLNLDTEKSANESADRLRQALADSLNPLALPPEIIVQKEDRTERFRLLLSRRIHGNLKLSSINSDFVHGDDYQSLANAAAVLSGKVVPGSKVRRGDPDKNQKEQTISDFRAAFAWLLSEAERVLSRQRYKGLGEMNPSQLWETTMDASSRTLLQVKIEDAIAADQVFTTLMGDEVEPRRAFIEKNALIARNLDV, encoded by the coding sequence ATGACTGAAGAAAAAAAAGTAGTAGAGCAGTACGGCGCTGCATCGATTCAAATCTTAGAGGGTCTTGAGGCGGTTCGTAAACGCCCTGGAATGTACATTGGAGATACCTCTGATGGGACTGGTCTTCATCACCTTGTTTTTGAGGTCTTGGATAACTCTATTGACGAGGCGTTGGCCGGTTATTGTTCTGAAATTACAGTAGTTATTCAAACCGATAACTCCATTTCTATTGTTGATAACGGTCGTGGCGTGCCTACTGGCATTAAATACGACGACAAACACGAACCAAAGAGAAGTGCTGCTGAAATCGTAATGACCGAGCTTCATGCTGGCGGTAAGTTCGACCAAAACAGCTACAAAGTTTCTGGTGGTCTTCATGGTGTGGGTGTTAGTTGCGTAAATGCATTATCTAAATGGTTAAAACTAACCATTCGTCGTGATGGTAAAGCGCACTACATGGAGTTTGCTCGTGGCGTTATACAGAATCGCAACATAGTTGATGAAAATGGTGTTTTGGTTTCCCCAATCACTGTTACTGGTGATACAGAACTGTCAGGGACTGAGGTCCACTTTTTGGCTGACGAAGAAATTTTTGGAAACGTAGAGTTTCATTATGAGATTCTGGTTAAGCGTATCCGCGAACTCTCTTTCTTAAATAATGGCGTACACATTAAGTTGATTGACCAACGCACTGGCCAAGAAGAAGATTTTGCTTTTTCTGGTGGTGTTAAGGGGTTTGTTGAATACATCAATCAAACCAAGAATGTTTTACACCCAAATATTTTTTATGCAGAAGGTGTTCGCCCTTCGGATCTCGGCGGCCAAATTACTGCTGAAGTTTCTATGCAGTGGAATGACAGTTTTAGTGAACAAGTGCTTTGTTTTACCAACAACATTCCTCAGCGGGATGGTGGCACCCATCTAACAGGTCTACGCGCGGCAATGACGCGTGTCATCAATAAATATATTGATGAAAACGAAGTTGCTAAAAAAGCCAAAGTAGAAATTTCTGGCGATGACATGCGCGAAGGCTTGGCATGTGTTCTTTCGGTAAAAGTGCCTGAGCCGAAGTTTTCTAGTCAAACCAAAGACAAGCTTGTATCAAGCGAGGTTCGTGGCCCTGTAGAAGAAATTGTTGCTGAAGCATTAAGCGCTTATTTACAAGAGCGCCCAGCAGACGCAAAGATTTTGTGCGGAAAAATTGTTGATGCTGCGCGCGCTCGTGAAGCTGCTCGTAAAGCGCGCGATATGACTCGTCGCAAGGGCGCTTTAGATGGTTTAGGTTTGCCTGGGAAGCTGGCTGATTGCCAAGAGAAGGACCCATCTAAGTCTGAATTGTTTATTGTTGAGGGAGACTCCGCGGGTGGCTCTGCTAAACAGGGCCGTGATCGTCGCTTCCAGGCCATTCTTCCTTTGAAAGGAAAGATCCTAAACGTTGAAAAAGCGCGCTTCGATAAGATGCTAGCCAGCCAAGAGGTGGTTACCTTAATTACTGTTCTTGGAACAGGTATTGGCATCGAGGAATACAAGGCCGACAAGCTTCGTTACCACCGCATCATCATCATGACCGACGCGGACGTTGACGGAAGCCACATTCGTACACTCTTGTTAACATTCTTCTATAGACAGATGCCAGAGTTAATTGAGCGTGGCCATATTTATATTGCCCAGCCACCTCTTTATAAGGTGAAGTTTGGCAAGAGCGAGCAGTACATTAAAGATGACAACGAGCTAAACCAGTTGTTATTAAAGATTGCGCTGGAAACCGCATCCTTGCAAACCCCATCTGGAGAAATTATTGAGGGCGATTCACTCAATGAGCTTGCAAAGCACTATCAAGTAATTCAGTCAATTGTTGACCGCCTCTCGCGCACAATAGACGAAGATGCTTTGCGTGCAATTGCTTCTGGTACACCATTAAATCTCGACACTGAAAAGTCTGCTAACGAGTCGGCAGATCGCTTAAGGCAGGCGCTCGCTGATTCCCTTAACCCGTTAGCGTTGCCACCAGAAATTATTGTTCAAAAAGAAGACCGCACCGAGCGCTTCCGTTTATTGTTGTCCCGCCGAATTCATGGAAACCTAAAGCTGTCCTCCATTAACTCAGACTTTGTTCATGGCGATGACTATCAAAGCCTTGCTAATGCTGCCGCTGTTTTGTCTGGCAAGGTGGTGCCGGGCTCTAAGGTGCGCCGCGGCGACCCTGATAAGAATCAGAAAGAACAAACTATCAGCGACTTTAGGGCTGCCTTTGCTTGGCTCTTGTCTGAGGCAGAGCGCGTTCTAAGTCGTCAACGTTACAAAGGTCTTGGTGAGATGAATCCATCGCAGTTGTGGGAAACCACCATGGACGCAAGCTCAAGAACCTTGTTGCAAGTGAAGATTGAGGATGCTATTGCAGCTGACCAAGTCTTTACAACGCTGATGGGGGATGAGGTAGAGCCTCGCCGCGCGTTCATTGAAAAGAACGCACTTATTGCCCGCAACCTAGACGTTTAA
- a CDS encoding DUF3717 domain-containing protein — protein sequence MLYVTIQELEAAINYWRSQSPSEGDELRLCPEASALAKPYALMIVQGSQRIPVDVLDELARSAVQKFIKTIQAS from the coding sequence ATGTTGTACGTAACAATCCAAGAGCTTGAGGCCGCTATTAATTATTGGCGTAGCCAGTCCCCATCAGAGGGTGATGAACTTCGTTTGTGCCCCGAGGCATCGGCCCTCGCCAAACCATATGCACTCATGATCGTTCAGGGTTCGCAACGCATCCCGGTGGATGTTTTGGATGAACTGGCGCGATCTGCTGTGCAAAAATTCATTAAAACAATTCAAGCCAGCTAA
- the dnaN gene encoding DNA polymerase III subunit beta: protein MQLVNTSRDNLLKPLQVVSGIVERRHTLPILANLLFKKNGEKVSFVSTDIEIQITTNANFGVGSEDVTTTVAARKLLDILRALPEGPVALNLKDNRMVVQSGKSRFSLQTLSATEFPIMQTVGEVTAAWKMTQKNFRQLISQVHFSMAQQDIRYYLNGMLLVIEGKEVVAVATDGHRLAYSQVELAEAPSGSGQKQEIIIPRKTILELQHLLEDSDELLEVSLTANQAKFAFGDIELISKLVEGKFPDFQRVIPKGHKNSLVVGRDELQAALQRAAILTTDKFKGVRFSLSPNRITIQSTNAEQEEAQEEIETEYGGDAVEIGFNVSYLLDVLSNLKTEKIQISLGDANSSAVITLPGSENFKYVVMPMRI from the coding sequence ATGCAATTAGTTAATACTTCGCGCGATAACTTACTAAAACCACTTCAGGTTGTTAGTGGCATTGTTGAACGTAGACACACATTGCCAATTCTGGCAAATCTCCTCTTCAAGAAAAACGGAGAGAAGGTTTCTTTTGTTTCCACTGATATCGAAATTCAAATTACAACCAATGCAAATTTTGGAGTTGGTTCTGAGGATGTAACCACTACGGTTGCTGCAAGAAAGTTATTAGATATTTTGCGCGCACTCCCGGAGGGGCCTGTTGCTTTAAATCTTAAAGACAATCGTATGGTTGTTCAAAGCGGTAAAAGCCGTTTTTCTTTGCAAACTCTGTCCGCAACCGAGTTTCCAATCATGCAAACTGTTGGCGAAGTGACTGCAGCCTGGAAGATGACGCAAAAGAATTTCCGTCAGTTAATTAGCCAGGTGCACTTTTCAATGGCACAACAAGATATTCGTTATTACCTAAACGGAATGTTGTTGGTAATTGAAGGTAAAGAGGTTGTTGCTGTTGCGACGGATGGTCATCGCCTAGCTTATTCTCAAGTTGAGTTGGCCGAGGCACCTTCTGGGTCTGGTCAAAAACAAGAAATTATTATTCCTCGCAAAACCATTCTTGAGTTGCAACATCTCTTAGAGGACTCGGATGAGTTATTGGAAGTTAGCTTAACTGCGAATCAGGCAAAGTTTGCTTTTGGCGATATTGAGCTTATTTCTAAATTGGTTGAGGGTAAATTCCCGGATTTCCAAAGAGTAATTCCGAAAGGGCATAAAAACTCGTTAGTCGTTGGTCGTGATGAGCTACAAGCTGCGCTTCAACGTGCTGCAATTTTGACTACAGATAAATTTAAAGGGGTGCGTTTTTCTTTATCCCCGAATCGCATCACCATTCAATCCACCAATGCTGAACAAGAAGAGGCGCAGGAAGAGATTGAAACTGAATATGGTGGCGATGCAGTTGAAATTGGTTTTAACGTAAGTTACTTATTAGATGTTTTATCAAACCTAAAGACTGAGAAGATTCAAATTAGCTTAGGTGATGCAAACAGCAGTGCTGTAATTACTCTGCCTGGCTCAGAGAACTTTAAGTATGTTGTGATGCCAATGCGTATTTAA
- a CDS encoding branched-chain amino acid ABC transporter permease, translating into MFELLGITPQGLVAQLLVGLINGSFYAILSLGLAIIFGLLNIINFAHGAQYTMGAFIAWIGLTQISQWLGFPDLSINYWFALIVVPLVLAGFGLILERTMLRRLYHLDHLYGLLLTFGLALIIEGMFRHWYGISGESYPAPELLQGAIPLESIGIILPKYRLWVVVISLVVCFSTWYVIEKTKLGAYLRAGTENPKLLQAFGINVPLMISLAYAYGVGLAGFAGVLAAPIFQVNPLMGSNLIIVVFAVVVIGGMGSIMGAILTGLGLGLVEGLTKVFYPEASGVVIFVIMAIVLLIRPAGLFGREK; encoded by the coding sequence ATGTTTGAACTTCTCGGAATTACCCCTCAAGGGCTGGTAGCCCAGCTCTTGGTGGGGCTTATTAATGGCTCGTTTTATGCCATATTGAGTTTGGGATTGGCCATTATTTTTGGCCTTCTCAACATTATTAATTTTGCTCATGGCGCTCAGTACACCATGGGTGCATTTATTGCCTGGATTGGTTTAACTCAGATTAGCCAGTGGCTTGGCTTCCCTGACCTTTCCATTAATTACTGGTTTGCATTGATTGTTGTTCCGCTTGTGTTGGCGGGTTTTGGTTTGATTCTTGAGCGAACCATGCTGCGCCGTTTGTACCATCTCGATCATTTATATGGTCTGCTCCTAACCTTTGGCTTGGCCTTGATTATTGAGGGCATGTTCCGTCATTGGTACGGCATCTCTGGCGAGAGTTATCCTGCCCCCGAGTTACTTCAGGGTGCAATCCCCCTGGAGTCCATTGGCATCATCTTGCCAAAATATCGTTTATGGGTGGTAGTCATTTCTTTGGTTGTGTGCTTCTCTACTTGGTATGTAATCGAGAAAACAAAGCTAGGCGCTTATTTGCGCGCGGGCACTGAAAATCCAAAATTGCTCCAAGCCTTCGGTATTAACGTTCCTTTAATGATTTCTTTGGCTTACGCCTATGGTGTTGGCCTTGCGGGTTTCGCTGGCGTTTTGGCCGCCCCTATTTTTCAAGTTAACCCGCTAATGGGTTCCAACCTCATCATCGTTGTTTTTGCGGTGGTTGTAATCGGCGGCATGGGCTCTATCATGGGCGCCATCTTGACTGGTTTAGGTTTAGGTTTGGTTGAAGGCCTCACCAAAGTCTTCTACCCAGAAGCCTCTGGCGTGGTTATTTTTGTGATCATGGCAATTGTTTTGTTGATTCGTCCTGCTGGACTATTTGGGCGGGAGAAATAA
- a CDS encoding TSUP family transporter has translation MAFFAGLVDAVAGGGGLIQVPALFAAYPDAPPATLLSTNKVSAVGGTLNAARRYLRHVSLPWAVVGPAIVAGFVGSLLGANAVSNFPAEPLRKALPFLLLFLLIYTWFQPNLGQAHTPKGLGRLQQLKGIALGLTIGFYDGFFGPGTGSFLLFGFVRFFGFDFLHASAATKLVNVATNLAAILMLASLGQINWTLGFAMMIANIAGSQFGSRLAIKHGSTFVRKAFLVIVSVLILKSAWNAYFIN, from the coding sequence ATGGCTTTTTTTGCCGGTCTAGTTGATGCGGTAGCTGGCGGTGGCGGCCTCATTCAGGTGCCCGCCTTATTTGCTGCCTATCCAGATGCCCCGCCTGCAACTTTGCTTTCAACCAATAAAGTATCTGCAGTTGGTGGAACCTTAAATGCTGCGCGCAGATATTTGCGCCATGTTTCTTTACCGTGGGCTGTTGTTGGACCCGCAATTGTTGCGGGTTTTGTCGGCTCACTCTTGGGCGCCAATGCGGTGAGCAACTTTCCGGCAGAGCCTTTACGTAAAGCGCTCCCCTTTCTATTGTTGTTTTTGTTGATTTATACGTGGTTCCAGCCCAACCTCGGTCAGGCACACACTCCCAAGGGCCTTGGGAGACTTCAACAGCTTAAGGGTATTGCGCTTGGTTTGACTATTGGTTTTTATGACGGCTTTTTTGGCCCCGGCACTGGAAGCTTTTTATTGTTTGGGTTTGTTCGTTTCTTTGGCTTTGATTTTTTGCATGCGTCAGCTGCGACAAAACTAGTGAATGTTGCAACCAATCTGGCGGCAATTTTGATGTTGGCTAGCCTTGGACAAATTAACTGGACCTTGGGTTTTGCCATGATGATTGCCAATATTGCGGGGAGTCAGTTTGGAAGCCGCCTGGCAATTAAACATGGCAGCACTTTTGTTAGAAAGGCTTTTTTGGTAATCGTGAGTGTGCTGATTCTGAAGTCTGCCTGGAACGCCTATTTCATCAATTAA
- a CDS encoding ABC transporter substrate-binding protein — protein MKLKQITACLVAATMFGSNPVFAQNAPKVSGDVIKIGVLTDLSSTYSDLAGPGAVIAAKMAIADFSKDGTVIGKKIELVSADHQNKADIAANKAREWYDKDGVDVIVELVSTNVALAVMEVAEQKNKITLVSGAASLPITNEKCTANNVHWTYDTYALSNGTAKAVVKQGKKNWYFLTADYAFGAALEKDSTNVVNANGGKVLGTSKHPFPNSDFSSYLLKAQASGADVVALANAGQDTINSVKQASEFGINKKQTVVPLLMFITDVHSLGLNAAQGMYLTEGFYWDKDDKTRAFAKRFILQHKRMPSSVQAGVYSSVLAYLNAVQKAGTDDTQAVMKALKSTNIDDGLFKGKIRADGKFEHDMYLLEVKKPADSKSPWDYYNVKAVIPAAEATQPLSLSRCKLVTNK, from the coding sequence ATGAAGTTAAAGCAAATAACCGCGTGTCTGGTTGCGGCGACCATGTTTGGTTCAAACCCAGTGTTTGCGCAAAATGCACCAAAAGTTAGTGGGGATGTTATTAAGATTGGCGTGTTGACCGATCTGTCATCAACCTACTCTGACTTGGCTGGTCCAGGCGCTGTAATTGCAGCGAAGATGGCAATTGCTGACTTTTCCAAAGACGGAACTGTAATTGGAAAGAAAATTGAGCTTGTAAGCGCCGATCACCAAAATAAGGCCGACATTGCTGCCAATAAAGCGCGCGAATGGTATGACAAGGATGGTGTAGACGTTATTGTTGAGTTGGTTTCTACCAACGTTGCTTTGGCTGTTATGGAAGTTGCCGAGCAAAAGAACAAGATCACTTTGGTATCTGGCGCAGCTTCTTTGCCAATCACTAACGAAAAATGTACTGCCAATAACGTACATTGGACCTATGACACTTATGCCCTCTCAAACGGCACAGCCAAGGCTGTTGTAAAACAAGGTAAAAAGAACTGGTACTTCCTAACTGCTGACTATGCTTTTGGCGCAGCTTTGGAAAAAGACTCAACCAACGTTGTGAATGCTAATGGCGGCAAGGTTTTGGGAACCAGCAAGCACCCATTCCCCAATAGCGATTTTTCATCCTATCTTTTGAAGGCGCAGGCTAGTGGTGCTGATGTGGTTGCTTTGGCAAATGCCGGACAAGACACCATTAACAGTGTTAAGCAAGCATCTGAGTTTGGCATTAACAAAAAGCAAACCGTTGTTCCTTTGCTAATGTTTATTACCGACGTTCACTCTTTGGGCTTGAATGCTGCTCAAGGCATGTACCTCACAGAGGGCTTCTATTGGGATAAAGACGATAAGACCCGCGCTTTTGCAAAACGCTTCATCTTGCAACATAAGCGTATGCCATCTAGTGTTCAGGCTGGTGTTTACTCATCTGTTCTTGCTTATTTAAATGCCGTTCAAAAGGCTGGCACTGATGACACCCAGGCAGTCATGAAGGCCTTGAAGTCTACAAACATTGATGACGGTCTTTTCAAAGGCAAAATTCGTGCAGATGGCAAGTTTGAGCATGATATGTATTTACTAGAAGTGAAGAAACCAGCTGACTCCAAGAGCCCATGGGACTATTACAACGTCAAGGCAGTGATTCCTGCTGCTGAAGCTACACAACCGCTCTCATTGTCACGATGCAAGCTGGTTACTAACAAGTAA
- a CDS encoding branched-chain amino acid ABC transporter permease, with protein sequence MNPKTKLLYGILVLIALLLPFQDFIYLVFAMKVLCFALFACAFNLLLGFTGLLSFGHAAFFGTSAYITAYFCKEAGLSPELGIVLGVFGSGILGFLIGSLAIRRQGIYFAMVTLALSQMIYFLAVQLPFTGGEDGIQGVPRGMLFGLIDLKDDVAMYYFVLAVFLFGFALIMRAVHSPFGQVLKAIRENEPRAISLGYDVDRFKLMSFVISAALAGLAGSMKSLVFQLATLTDVHWHMSGEVVLMTLLGGMGTILGPVVGAGIVVGLQNYLANIGSWSTIATGFIFVICVLAFRRGVVGEIAAHFKNKN encoded by the coding sequence ATGAATCCAAAAACAAAATTGTTGTACGGCATTTTGGTATTAATTGCCCTGTTGTTGCCTTTCCAAGATTTCATTTATCTCGTCTTTGCAATGAAGGTTTTGTGTTTCGCCCTCTTTGCTTGTGCTTTTAATTTATTGCTTGGCTTTACAGGACTATTGTCTTTTGGGCATGCGGCTTTTTTTGGAACCTCCGCTTACATTACCGCCTACTTCTGCAAAGAAGCCGGCCTTTCCCCTGAGTTGGGAATCGTCTTAGGCGTCTTTGGCTCTGGCATCCTTGGTTTTTTGATTGGTTCTTTGGCTATTCGCAGACAAGGCATCTATTTTGCGATGGTGACTTTGGCGCTATCGCAAATGATTTACTTCCTGGCGGTTCAACTTCCGTTTACCGGTGGTGAGGATGGCATTCAGGGCGTTCCTCGTGGAATGTTGTTTGGTTTGATTGACCTAAAAGACGACGTTGCGATGTATTACTTCGTTTTAGCCGTTTTCTTGTTTGGCTTCGCACTTATCATGCGTGCGGTTCACTCCCCGTTTGGTCAGGTGCTGAAGGCGATTCGTGAAAACGAGCCTCGTGCCATTTCTTTGGGTTACGATGTTGATCGATTCAAGCTGATGTCTTTTGTAATCTCAGCTGCTCTCGCTGGCTTGGCTGGTTCCATGAAGTCATTGGTATTCCAGTTGGCAACATTGACTGATGTGCATTGGCATATGTCTGGCGAAGTGGTGTTGATGACACTGCTTGGCGGCATGGGAACCATTCTTGGTCCGGTGGTTGGCGCTGGCATTGTTGTCGGCTTGCAGAACTACTTGGCAAACATTGGCTCGTGGAGCACGATCGCAACGGGCTTTATTTTTGTAATTTGCGTTTTAGCATTTCGTCGTGGCGTTGTTGGTGAAATCGCTGCGCACTTCAAAAACAAAAACTGA
- a CDS encoding ABC transporter ATP-binding protein, with translation MQETILKTIGLGKSFKGFSAVTDVNLDVTRGTIHALIGPNGAGKTTCFNLLTKFLEPSSGQILFNGFDITKEAPAQIARRGVIRSFQISAVFPHLTVLENVRVALQRGLGTEFHFWRSGDSLDVLNDRALELLHEVGLEGFAHEETLNLAYGRKRALEIATTLAMEPELMLLDEPTQGMGHEDVERVTELIDRVAKGRTILMVEHNMKVVSSIADRITVLQRGSVLAEGSYHEVSTNPLVVEAYMGSHGGDNL, from the coding sequence TTGCAAGAGACGATATTAAAAACAATTGGACTGGGAAAATCTTTTAAGGGGTTTTCTGCGGTCACTGACGTCAACCTGGATGTCACCAGAGGGACAATTCACGCCTTGATTGGCCCCAATGGCGCTGGAAAAACAACCTGCTTTAATTTGCTAACAAAGTTCTTGGAGCCAAGTAGCGGCCAAATCCTATTCAATGGTTTTGATATCACTAAGGAAGCGCCGGCTCAAATTGCCCGCAGGGGTGTAATCCGGTCTTTTCAGATTTCTGCTGTATTCCCGCATTTAACGGTCCTGGAAAATGTTCGTGTTGCGCTGCAGCGAGGTTTGGGTACAGAGTTCCATTTTTGGAGGTCTGGCGATTCCTTGGATGTTCTTAATGACCGAGCGCTCGAGCTGTTGCATGAGGTTGGTTTAGAGGGCTTTGCCCACGAAGAGACCTTAAACCTGGCGTATGGCCGCAAAAGAGCGCTCGAAATTGCCACCACCTTGGCCATGGAGCCAGAGCTGATGCTTTTGGATGAGCCGACCCAAGGAATGGGTCATGAGGATGTCGAGCGTGTAACCGAGTTGATTGATCGTGTTGCGAAGGGCCGCACCATCTTGATGGTCGAACACAATATGAAGGTGGTTTCGTCTATTGCCGACAGAATTACCGTATTACAGCGCGGCTCAGTTTTGGCTGAGGGTTCATATCACGAAGTGTCTACCAACCCCTTGGTTGTCGAGGCTTACATGGGTAGCCATGGGGGAGACAACCTATGA
- a CDS encoding SET domain-containing protein produces MASKKSKPPKVDRSAIVVKSSPIHGKGVFVAKPIKKGQAIIEYQGERISWKLAEKRHPHDPKDPNHTFYFSLEDGRVIDAKYGGNAARWINHSCAPSCEAREDDFGGEPQVFIYAKRALKVGEELFYDYSLDIEGRITKQMKKDYECRCGAKKCRGTMLASKSK; encoded by the coding sequence ATGGCATCCAAAAAATCAAAACCACCAAAGGTGGATCGATCCGCTATTGTTGTTAAGTCTTCACCCATTCATGGCAAAGGTGTTTTTGTTGCGAAGCCAATTAAAAAAGGCCAGGCCATCATTGAGTATCAAGGTGAGCGCATTAGTTGGAAGTTGGCCGAAAAGCGCCACCCACACGATCCAAAAGACCCAAACCATACTTTTTACTTTTCTTTGGAAGATGGTCGGGTAATCGATGCCAAGTACGGCGGCAATGCTGCGCGGTGGATTAATCACTCTTGCGCCCCCAGTTGCGAAGCTCGTGAGGATGACTTTGGTGGTGAGCCACAAGTTTTTATTTATGCAAAGCGAGCCCTCAAGGTTGGCGAAGAATTGTTCTATGACTACTCATTGGACATTGAGGGCCGCATTACTAAGCAGATGAAAAAAGACTACGAATGTCGTTGTGGTGCAAAAAAATGTCGCGGCACCATGCTTGCGTCTAAAAGCAAATAA